A genome region from Prinia subflava isolate CZ2003 ecotype Zambia chromosome 12, Cam_Psub_1.2, whole genome shotgun sequence includes the following:
- the LOC134557297 gene encoding ATP-binding cassette sub-family A member 9-like isoform X2 produces MEHTAAAGKMQGVSKKASQIFQQTCALLWKNILLVWRVKSKSFQEWVASLLFLYILRDSTALNFYYSTQEFPYKPLGSLDDPAFNASGVTLMFTPATSTTRRIMAKVGSSSTLRGIIIKEMENEAKMEEKGFSEEEAIGVVFKDDFSYALRFQVGRAVFPNEGFEHIDSCWDFSSRHCKLPLYWYGGFLSVQSSIDAAVIEMKTNHSVWKEMSSITGVHLKTVMKPVFKLDYLWFIICAILSYCPYMHFLSVKVLKEKKQLKILMRAMGLQDISFWLSWSLLYIVYVSITASLLTLVTLFVAFNGNSFLEVYFFYFFYGVASIHFTFLLSSLLKQPNISSFVGFLLHILFGALGFLTLFEKLPWALEWTLNLFSPFVFTAGHATMVKLEKYGPAFTPEVHPFSKLYLILSFDSVLYFLLAVYFDKVLPGKYGVPHPPAFFLRPSYWLGGSSGAVGARAGTGHDPVLGCDAEPLPPGFDGKEAIRLNNIKKIYKKKNKSIEALKGLSLNIYEGQITALLGHSGSGKTSVLNVLSGFSKPSAGSAMIYNYNASEVWNMEGMRGKVGVCPQINLHFEALTVKENLRIFAHIKGIQWKEVNEEVQKVLVMLDLTDVQNVCADALSGGQKRKLSLGIAILGDPQVLLLDEPTAGLDPCSRHQVWSLLRERRAGRATLVTTHSMEEADAQADRKAFLSSGRLQSVGSSLYLKRKWGIGYHLRMHINEQCEPELVSSVVRQYIPGAVLKEQKRDELCFRLPLENTDSFPDLFRHLESSLLQGVVNYEVTRTTLEDVFLQLQGGEAINPEGDGDLEEREQNLPGFSKQGILAMRGMMLWRQQVCAVLRIRLLRLKHEGKFLRGILLLFGTFILPPLMVLMLFHLGHKSSSWEISSSPYFLPTKEKIQNRSTNLLIFNDTGSEIEDFIAALRAQNITPEITAEKNITSLPDYNGAIKISLEGKSRQFTLMCSPEPINCFPVLVNILSNTFLRLLNSPARLRVWSQLFYPGENTELKNYIFFGLFTYLLVLAAGLPPLFAMSSVEDYKLRARSQLRLAGLFPSAYWCGQALVDIPLFWSLMCLMFGVLLLFTRICPLEANAVLTLLVCIFGYGISLVLFVYLMAFKFRMGRSNRYVWSLIFILVNFAAFMNSDHHEALYYICMLIPVFPPVGWIMFSGLNFLAYHDHTIFERWSYIYMPVFAPYVHCVIFALLLRCLEVRYGEAVPGFDPVFRIQQRTVATQQNKEHPGEEPPEVQAERDRARGAMASLQQGQDLVVVNSLRKEYEVRTANSIFKKKKKVAVKNLSFGVKKRRSLGSVRTQRSWEKHNSKHDFWRCGSDCWGGAAQGPG; encoded by the exons CCTGCGCTCTCCtgtggaaaaatattcttctggtGTGGAGGGTGAAGTCAAAAAGTTTTCAG gaGTGGGTGGCATCGCTGCTGTTCCTCTACATCCTGCGGGACTCCACGGCTCTCAACTTTTACTACTCCACCCAGGAGTTCCCCTACAAacccctgggcagcctggacGACCCCGCCTTCAACGCCTCGGGGGTGACGCTCATGTTCacccctgccaccagcaccaccaggaGAATCATGGCCAAAGTGGGCTCCAGCTCAACACTGAGGG GCATAATAATAAAAGAGATGGAAAACGAGgcaaaaatggaagaaaaaggattttcGGAGGAGGAAGCTATTGGTGTTGTTTTTAAGGATGACTTCTCCTACGCTCTCAGATTTCAagtgggcagagctgtgtttcCCAACGAAGGCTTTGAGCACATTG ACAGCTGCTGGGATTTTTCATCGAGGCACTGCAAACTCCCTCTGTACTGGTACGGGGGCTTCCTCTCCGTGCAGTCCAGCATTGATGCAGCAGTCATTGAG aTGAAAACCAACCACTCTGTGTGGAAAGAAATGAGCTCAATTACTGGGGTTCACCTGAAAACCGTGATGAAACCTGTGTTTAAACTGGATTACCTCTGGTTCATCATCTGTGCCATCCTGAGCTACTGCCCATACATGCACTTCTTATCAGTGAAAGTCCTCAAGGAGAAGAAGCAGCTGAAGATATTGATGAGAGCAATGGGTCTGCAAGACATTTCCTTCTG GTTGTCCTGGAGCTTGCTGTACATCGTGTATGTCTCCATCACAGCCAGCCTGCTGACCTTGGTCACCCTGTTTGTAGCTTTTAATGGCAACAGCTTTTTggaagtgtattttttttatttcttctatgGCGTGGCATCT attCACTTCACTTTCCTGCTCAGCTCGTTGCTAAAGCAGccaaatatttccagttttGTGGGGTTCCTCCTCCACATCCTCTTTGGGGCTCTGGGCTTTTTGACGTTGTTTGAAAAGCTGCCCTGGGCTTTGGAGTGGACTTTAAACCTCTTCAGTCCTTTTGTCTTCACAGCTGGCCATGCAACG ATGGTAAAACTAGAAAAATACGGGCCAGCATTTACCCCAGAGGTGCACCCTTTTTCTAAGCTGTACCTCATCCTGAGCTTTGACAGTGTCTTGTACTTCCTGCTGGCCGTCTACTTCGACAAGGTTTTGCCTG GCAAGTACGGGGTCCCACATCCTCCTGCCTTCTTCCTGAGGCCCTCCTACTGGCTGgggggcagcagtggggccGTGGGGGCGAGAGCTGGCACCGGCCACGACCCCGTGCTGGGCTGTGACGCCGAGCCGCTGCCGCCGGGCTTCGATGGCAAGGAGGCCATCAG ActaaacaatattaaaaaaatatacaagaaGAAGAACAAGAGCATCGAAGCTTTAAAGG GTTTGTCCTTAAATATATATGAAGGCCAGATCACTGCACTGCTGGGTCACAGTGGATCTGGGAAAACCTCTGTGTTAAATGTGCTCAGTGGGTTTTCCAAGCCTTCAGCAG GTTCTGCCATGATCTACAACTACAATGCTTCTGAAGTGTGGAATATGGAAGGAATGCGGGGAAAGGTTGGGGTTTGCCCCCAgattaatttgcattttgaagCCTTAACAGTGAAGGAAAACCTGAGAATTTTTGCTCACATCAAGGGGATTCAGTGGAAGGAAGTGAATGAAGAG GTGCAGAAAGTCCTCGTCATGCTGGACCTCACCGACGTTCAGAATGTCTGTGCTGATGCCCTCAGCGGGGGACAGAAACGAAAATTGTCCCTTGGAATTGCAATTTTAGGGGATCCCCAG GTTCTGCTCCTGGACGAGCCCACGGCGGGGCTGGAcccctgctccaggcaccaggTCTGGAGCCTGCTGCGGGAGCGCCGCGCCGGGCGCGCCACGCTCGTCACCACACACTCCATGGAGGAGGCTGATGCCCAGGCTG atCGGAAagctttcctctcctctgggaGATTGCAGAGTGTTGGCTCATCCCTCTACTTGAAGAGAAAGTGGGGAATTGGCTATCACTTAAG gatgCACATAAATGAGCAGTGTGAGCCAGAGCTTGTGTCATCCGTGGTCAGGCAGTACATCCCTGGTGCTGTGCTCAAGGAACAGAAGAGGGATGAGCTCTGTTTCAGGCTGCCTCTGGAAAACACTGACAGCTTCCCAG ATCTGTTCAGACACCTCGAGAGCAGCCTCTTGCAGGGGGTTGTGAATTACGAGGTGACCAGGACAACCCTGGAAgatgttttcctgcagctgcagggtggggaagCCATCAACCCAGAAG GGGATGGAGACCTCgaggagagggagcagaacctGCCGGGGTTTTCCAAGCAGGGCATCCTGGCCATGAGGGGGATGAtgctctggaggcagcaggtgtgtgctgtgctgaggattcGCCTGCTGAGGCTGAAGCACGAAGGGAAATTCCTCAGGGGAAT ATTGCTGTTATTTGGAACATTTATCCTTCCACCTCTGATGGTTTTAATGCTGTTTCATCTGGGGCACAaatccagcagctgggaaatcTCATCTAGCCCATATTTTCTTcccacaaaagagaaaattcaaaataggTCTACAAACCTCCTCATCTTCAATGACACAG GATCAGAAATCGAGGATTTCATTGCTGCTTTGAGGGCTCAAAACATAACCCCAGAAATAACTGCGGAGAAAAACATCACAAGCCTTCCAGATTACAACGGAGCTATAAAAATATCCCTGGAAGGCAAG AGCCGCCAGTTCACGCTGATGTGCAGCCCAGAGCCCATCAACTGCTTCCCAGTGCTGGTGAACATCCTCAGCAACACCTTCCTGAGGCTGCTCAACTCCCCCGCGCGCCTCCGCGTCTGGAGCCAGCTCTTCTACCCG GGAGAAAACACAGAGCTAAAGAACTACATTTTTTTCGGCTTGTTCACCTACCTGCTGGTTCTGGCTGCTGGTCTGCCTCCTCTCTTTGCCATGAGCAGCGTGGAGGATTACAAG CTCCGGGCTCGCTCCCAGCTGCGGCTGGCGGGGCTCTTCCCCTCGGCTTACTGGTGTGGGCAGGCTCTGGTGGACATCCCACTCTTCTGGAGCCTGATGTGCCTCATGTTCGGGGTCCTGCTGCTCTTCACACGCATCTGCCCCTTGGAGGCCAACGCTGTGCTGACCCTG cTCGTTTGCATCTTTGGTTATGGGATTTCTCTTGTCCTCTTCGTTTATTTAATGGCCTTCAAGTTTCGCATGGGACGGAGCAATCGTTACGTTTGGTCTTTAATCTTCATTTTG gtgaattttgctgcttttatgaACAGTGACCATCATGAAGCACTTTACTACATCTGTATGCTGATTCCTGTCTTTCCACCTGTGGGCTGGATCATGTTCTCTGGACTA aaTTTCCTCGCGTACCACGATCACACAATTTTTGAGAGATGGAGTTACATCTACATGCCTGTCTTTGCG CCGTACGTCCACTGTGTGATTTTCGCTCTCCTCCTGCGCTGTTTGGAGGTGAGATATGGAGAAGCAGTCCCTGGATTTGATCCTGTCTTCAG GATCCAGCAGAGAACAGTGGCCACGCAGCAGAACAAGGAGCaccctggagaggagcccccCGAGGTGCAGGCGGAGCGGGACAGGGCGCGGGGCGCGATGGCCTcgctgcagcagggccag GATTTGGTTGTTGTCAACAGTTTGCGCAAGGAATACGAAGTCAGGACAGCAAATTCCATctttaagaaaaagaagaaagttgCTGTCAAAAACCTCTCTTTTGGTGTTAAAAAA AGGAGAAGTCTTGGGTCTGTTAGGACCCAACggagctgggaaaagcacaACTCTAAACATGATTTCTGGAGGTGTGGAAGTGACTGCTGGGGAG GTGCTGCTCAGGGGCCGGGATGA
- the LOC134557297 gene encoding ATP-binding cassette sub-family A member 9-like isoform X1, translating into MEHTAAAGKMQGVSKKASQIFQQTCALLWKNILLVWRVKSKSFQEWVASLLFLYILRDSTALNFYYSTQEFPYKPLGSLDDPAFNASGVTLMFTPATSTTRRIMAKVGSSSTLRGIIIKEMENEAKMEEKGFSEEEAIGVVFKDDFSYALRFQVGRAVFPNEGFEHIDSCWDFSSRHCKLPLYWYGGFLSVQSSIDAAVIEMKTNHSVWKEMSSITGVHLKTVMKPVFKLDYLWFIICAILSYCPYMHFLSVKVLKEKKQLKILMRAMGLQDISFWLSWSLLYIVYVSITASLLTLVTLFVAFNGNSFLEVYFFYFFYGVASIHFTFLLSSLLKQPNISSFVGFLLHILFGALGFLTLFEKLPWALEWTLNLFSPFVFTAGHATMVKLEKYGPAFTPEVHPFSKLYLILSFDSVLYFLLAVYFDKVLPGKYGVPHPPAFFLRPSYWLGGSSGAVGARAGTGHDPVLGCDAEPLPPGFDGKEAIRLNNIKKIYKKKNKSIEALKGLSLNIYEGQITALLGHSGSGKTSVLNVLSGFSKPSAGSAMIYNYNASEVWNMEGMRGKVGVCPQINLHFEALTVKENLRIFAHIKGIQWKEVNEEVQKVLVMLDLTDVQNVCADALSGGQKRKLSLGIAILGDPQVLLLDEPTAGLDPCSRHQVWSLLRERRAGRATLVTTHSMEEADAQADRKAFLSSGRLQSVGSSLYLKRKWGIGYHLRMHINEQCEPELVSSVVRQYIPGAVLKEQKRDELCFRLPLENTDSFPDLFRHLESSLLQGVVNYEVTRTTLEDVFLQLQGGEAINPEGDGDLEEREQNLPGFSKQGILAMRGMMLWRQQVCAVLRIRLLRLKHEGKFLRGILLLFGTFILPPLMVLMLFHLGHKSSSWEISSSPYFLPTKEKIQNRSTNLLIFNDTGSEIEDFIAALRAQNITPEITAEKNITSLPDYNGAIKISLEGKSRQFTLMCSPEPINCFPVLVNILSNTFLRLLNSPARLRVWSQLFYPGENTELKNYIFFGLFTYLLVLAAGLPPLFAMSSVEDYKLRARSQLRLAGLFPSAYWCGQALVDIPLFWSLMCLMFGVLLLFTRICPLEANAVLTLLVCIFGYGISLVLFVYLMAFKFRMGRSNRYVWSLIFILVNFAAFMNSDHHEALYYICMLIPVFPPVGWIMFSGLNFLAYHDHTIFERWSYIYMPVFAPYVHCVIFALLLRCLEVRYGEAVPGFDPVFRIQQRTVATQQNKEHPGEEPPEVQAERDRARGAMASLQQGQDLVVVNSLRKEYEVRTANSIFKKKKKVAVKNLSFGVKKGEVLGLLGPNGAGKSTTLNMISGGVEVTAGEVLLRGRDEAPLCPGALGWCPQQDPLWPHLTVLQHLEALAAVRGMREEDAALAISCIGRALDLLKHFKTPARSLSAGEARKVSFALSILGDPTVMLWDEPSESVDPKGQRCMWKVIQASVESRERAAILCTQSLAAAAMCDRVAILVSGRLRYIGSLEDLKRKFGTSYHLELKMTDVGHSDALHREILNLFPQAARQERTSSLLTYKIPVADALPLSRSFSTLEAAKRNFKLEEYSLSLNTLHQVFVDLTRDAEEHDLEVASNGAVEQRPLHP; encoded by the exons CCTGCGCTCTCCtgtggaaaaatattcttctggtGTGGAGGGTGAAGTCAAAAAGTTTTCAG gaGTGGGTGGCATCGCTGCTGTTCCTCTACATCCTGCGGGACTCCACGGCTCTCAACTTTTACTACTCCACCCAGGAGTTCCCCTACAAacccctgggcagcctggacGACCCCGCCTTCAACGCCTCGGGGGTGACGCTCATGTTCacccctgccaccagcaccaccaggaGAATCATGGCCAAAGTGGGCTCCAGCTCAACACTGAGGG GCATAATAATAAAAGAGATGGAAAACGAGgcaaaaatggaagaaaaaggattttcGGAGGAGGAAGCTATTGGTGTTGTTTTTAAGGATGACTTCTCCTACGCTCTCAGATTTCAagtgggcagagctgtgtttcCCAACGAAGGCTTTGAGCACATTG ACAGCTGCTGGGATTTTTCATCGAGGCACTGCAAACTCCCTCTGTACTGGTACGGGGGCTTCCTCTCCGTGCAGTCCAGCATTGATGCAGCAGTCATTGAG aTGAAAACCAACCACTCTGTGTGGAAAGAAATGAGCTCAATTACTGGGGTTCACCTGAAAACCGTGATGAAACCTGTGTTTAAACTGGATTACCTCTGGTTCATCATCTGTGCCATCCTGAGCTACTGCCCATACATGCACTTCTTATCAGTGAAAGTCCTCAAGGAGAAGAAGCAGCTGAAGATATTGATGAGAGCAATGGGTCTGCAAGACATTTCCTTCTG GTTGTCCTGGAGCTTGCTGTACATCGTGTATGTCTCCATCACAGCCAGCCTGCTGACCTTGGTCACCCTGTTTGTAGCTTTTAATGGCAACAGCTTTTTggaagtgtattttttttatttcttctatgGCGTGGCATCT attCACTTCACTTTCCTGCTCAGCTCGTTGCTAAAGCAGccaaatatttccagttttGTGGGGTTCCTCCTCCACATCCTCTTTGGGGCTCTGGGCTTTTTGACGTTGTTTGAAAAGCTGCCCTGGGCTTTGGAGTGGACTTTAAACCTCTTCAGTCCTTTTGTCTTCACAGCTGGCCATGCAACG ATGGTAAAACTAGAAAAATACGGGCCAGCATTTACCCCAGAGGTGCACCCTTTTTCTAAGCTGTACCTCATCCTGAGCTTTGACAGTGTCTTGTACTTCCTGCTGGCCGTCTACTTCGACAAGGTTTTGCCTG GCAAGTACGGGGTCCCACATCCTCCTGCCTTCTTCCTGAGGCCCTCCTACTGGCTGgggggcagcagtggggccGTGGGGGCGAGAGCTGGCACCGGCCACGACCCCGTGCTGGGCTGTGACGCCGAGCCGCTGCCGCCGGGCTTCGATGGCAAGGAGGCCATCAG ActaaacaatattaaaaaaatatacaagaaGAAGAACAAGAGCATCGAAGCTTTAAAGG GTTTGTCCTTAAATATATATGAAGGCCAGATCACTGCACTGCTGGGTCACAGTGGATCTGGGAAAACCTCTGTGTTAAATGTGCTCAGTGGGTTTTCCAAGCCTTCAGCAG GTTCTGCCATGATCTACAACTACAATGCTTCTGAAGTGTGGAATATGGAAGGAATGCGGGGAAAGGTTGGGGTTTGCCCCCAgattaatttgcattttgaagCCTTAACAGTGAAGGAAAACCTGAGAATTTTTGCTCACATCAAGGGGATTCAGTGGAAGGAAGTGAATGAAGAG GTGCAGAAAGTCCTCGTCATGCTGGACCTCACCGACGTTCAGAATGTCTGTGCTGATGCCCTCAGCGGGGGACAGAAACGAAAATTGTCCCTTGGAATTGCAATTTTAGGGGATCCCCAG GTTCTGCTCCTGGACGAGCCCACGGCGGGGCTGGAcccctgctccaggcaccaggTCTGGAGCCTGCTGCGGGAGCGCCGCGCCGGGCGCGCCACGCTCGTCACCACACACTCCATGGAGGAGGCTGATGCCCAGGCTG atCGGAAagctttcctctcctctgggaGATTGCAGAGTGTTGGCTCATCCCTCTACTTGAAGAGAAAGTGGGGAATTGGCTATCACTTAAG gatgCACATAAATGAGCAGTGTGAGCCAGAGCTTGTGTCATCCGTGGTCAGGCAGTACATCCCTGGTGCTGTGCTCAAGGAACAGAAGAGGGATGAGCTCTGTTTCAGGCTGCCTCTGGAAAACACTGACAGCTTCCCAG ATCTGTTCAGACACCTCGAGAGCAGCCTCTTGCAGGGGGTTGTGAATTACGAGGTGACCAGGACAACCCTGGAAgatgttttcctgcagctgcagggtggggaagCCATCAACCCAGAAG GGGATGGAGACCTCgaggagagggagcagaacctGCCGGGGTTTTCCAAGCAGGGCATCCTGGCCATGAGGGGGATGAtgctctggaggcagcaggtgtgtgctgtgctgaggattcGCCTGCTGAGGCTGAAGCACGAAGGGAAATTCCTCAGGGGAAT ATTGCTGTTATTTGGAACATTTATCCTTCCACCTCTGATGGTTTTAATGCTGTTTCATCTGGGGCACAaatccagcagctgggaaatcTCATCTAGCCCATATTTTCTTcccacaaaagagaaaattcaaaataggTCTACAAACCTCCTCATCTTCAATGACACAG GATCAGAAATCGAGGATTTCATTGCTGCTTTGAGGGCTCAAAACATAACCCCAGAAATAACTGCGGAGAAAAACATCACAAGCCTTCCAGATTACAACGGAGCTATAAAAATATCCCTGGAAGGCAAG AGCCGCCAGTTCACGCTGATGTGCAGCCCAGAGCCCATCAACTGCTTCCCAGTGCTGGTGAACATCCTCAGCAACACCTTCCTGAGGCTGCTCAACTCCCCCGCGCGCCTCCGCGTCTGGAGCCAGCTCTTCTACCCG GGAGAAAACACAGAGCTAAAGAACTACATTTTTTTCGGCTTGTTCACCTACCTGCTGGTTCTGGCTGCTGGTCTGCCTCCTCTCTTTGCCATGAGCAGCGTGGAGGATTACAAG CTCCGGGCTCGCTCCCAGCTGCGGCTGGCGGGGCTCTTCCCCTCGGCTTACTGGTGTGGGCAGGCTCTGGTGGACATCCCACTCTTCTGGAGCCTGATGTGCCTCATGTTCGGGGTCCTGCTGCTCTTCACACGCATCTGCCCCTTGGAGGCCAACGCTGTGCTGACCCTG cTCGTTTGCATCTTTGGTTATGGGATTTCTCTTGTCCTCTTCGTTTATTTAATGGCCTTCAAGTTTCGCATGGGACGGAGCAATCGTTACGTTTGGTCTTTAATCTTCATTTTG gtgaattttgctgcttttatgaACAGTGACCATCATGAAGCACTTTACTACATCTGTATGCTGATTCCTGTCTTTCCACCTGTGGGCTGGATCATGTTCTCTGGACTA aaTTTCCTCGCGTACCACGATCACACAATTTTTGAGAGATGGAGTTACATCTACATGCCTGTCTTTGCG CCGTACGTCCACTGTGTGATTTTCGCTCTCCTCCTGCGCTGTTTGGAGGTGAGATATGGAGAAGCAGTCCCTGGATTTGATCCTGTCTTCAG GATCCAGCAGAGAACAGTGGCCACGCAGCAGAACAAGGAGCaccctggagaggagcccccCGAGGTGCAGGCGGAGCGGGACAGGGCGCGGGGCGCGATGGCCTcgctgcagcagggccag GATTTGGTTGTTGTCAACAGTTTGCGCAAGGAATACGAAGTCAGGACAGCAAATTCCATctttaagaaaaagaagaaagttgCTGTCAAAAACCTCTCTTTTGGTGTTAAAAAAG GAGAAGTCTTGGGTCTGTTAGGACCCAACggagctgggaaaagcacaACTCTAAACATGATTTCTGGAGGTGTGGAAGTGACTGCTGGGGAG GTGCTGCTCAGGGGCCGGGATGAAGCCCCCCTGTGCCCGGGGGCCCTGGGCTGGTGCCCACAGCAGGACCCGCTCTGGCCACACCTgacagtgctgcagcacctggaggcCTTGGCTGCCGTCAGAGGGATGAGGGAAGAGGATGCTGCCCTGGCCATCAGCTG CATAGGAAGGGCCTTGGATCTGCTGAAGCATTTCAAGACCCCAGCCAGGAGTTTATCTGCTGGAGAAGCCAGAAAG GTGTCCTTTGCTCTGAGCATCCTGGGGGACCCCACAGTGATGCTTTGGGATGAGCCCTCCGAGAGCGTGGACCCCAAAGGGCAGCGCTGCATGTG gaaggtGATCCAGGCCTctgtggagagcagggagagggcagccATCCTCTGCACGCAGTCCCTGGCAGCGGCGGCGATGTGCGACCGCGTGGCCATCCTGGTGTCCGGCCGGCTCCG GTACATCGGTTCCCTTGAGGATCTCAAACGTAAGTTTGGCACAAGTTACCACCTGGAGCTCAAAATGACAGACGTGGGGCACAGCGATGCTCTCCACAGAGAAATCCTGAACCTGTTCCCCCAGGCAGCTCGGCAGGAAAG GACTTCTTCCTTGCTCACCTACAAGATTCCAGTGGCAGATGCACTACCTCTGTCCAGGTCTTTCTCCACGCTAGAAGCAG CTAAACGGAACTTCAAGCTGGAGGAGTACAGCTTGTCACTGAACACTTTGCACCAG GTGTTTGTAGACCTCACCAGGGATGCAGAGGAGCACGACCTGGAGGTGGCTTCCAACGGGGCTGTGGAGCAGAGACCCCTTCACCCCTGA